A genomic region of Rhipicephalus sanguineus isolate Rsan-2018 chromosome 1, BIME_Rsan_1.4, whole genome shotgun sequence contains the following coding sequences:
- the LOC119383238 gene encoding vacuolar protein sorting-associated protein 4A, with the protein MVIPVTLINDIKAAVDLSNQANVEDGKKQFANAIRLYRKAMESYLNAALLIRNTRSWRGIPELRGFFEIAVLSQVLPPWCTAAGTVIAGKKLNFDKDIQGIDATKLVFTQILNDPKAKSASTILLHGPHGTGKSFLAKSIYVKYPEKSIFIVDIDQLIIGGLSHDPAKMTQMLTRNYKKHNTGVLVLDGLDQLYLAEYPDAKKPVVEAIKTELQKYMKDLADKKEYKEIVIATSFMPWLITDDMKGTFQAKINIPIPDSEDARKAIIKAELGKLRVPTYKDGDIQNLAKNTNRFSRYQLLRIIRYALARNFNNVENIPMKEDAERLSHMVKEDMDKVSAIIKPDLSEEDEPKHKAFIAANPTAN; encoded by the exons ATGGTGATCCCGGTGACGCTCATCAACGACATCAAAGCGGCCGTCGACCTGTCCAACCAGGCGAATGTCGAGGATGGCAAGAAGCAGTTCGCCAACGCCATCCGACTCTACCGCAAGGCCATGGAGTCGTACTTGAACGCGGCGCTGCTCATACGCAACAC GAGGTCGTGGAGAGGAATTCCGGAGCTGAGAGGATTCTTTGAGATCGCCGTGCTCTCACAG GTGCTGCCTCCATGGTGCACCGCTGCTGGAACTGTCATTGCCGGCAAGAAGCTGAACTTCGACAAGGATATCCAGGGCATTGACGCGACCAAGCTTGTCTTCACCCAGATTCTGAATGACCCGAAGGCAAAGTCCGCATCGACGATCCTACTTCACGGACCTCACGGAACGGGGAAGTCCTTCTTGGCAAAGTCCATCTACGTCAAGTACCCCGAGAAGTCCATCTTCATCGTCGACATCGACCAGCTTATCATCGGCGGCTTGTCTCACGACCCTGCTAAGATGACACAGATGCTCACGAGGAACTACAAGAAGCACAACACCGGAGTGCTGGTTCTGGACGGTCTGGACCAGCTGTACTTGGCGGAGTACCCGGACGCGAAGAAGCCCGTAGTGGAAGCCATTAAGACAGAGCTGCAAAAATACATGAAGGATTTGGCCGATAAGAAGGAATATAAGGAGATCGTTATTGCGACGTCCTTCATGCCTTGGCTCATAACGGACGACATGAAGGGAACGTTCCAGGCCAAGATCAACATTCCCATTCCAGATAGCGAGGACGCACGAAAGGCGATCATCAAGGCGGAGCTTGGAAAACTTCGAGTGCCCACGTACAAAGATGGCGACATCCAGAACCTGGCGAAAAACACGAATCGCTTTTCTCGCTACCAGTTGCTGCGAATCATCCGGTACGCACTGGCGCGCAACTTCAACAACGTTGAAAACATCCCCATGAAGGAAGACGCCGAGCGGCTCAGCCACATGGTCAAAGAAGACATGGACAAGGTGAGCGCAATCATCAAGCCTGACCTCTCCGAAGAAGACGAGCCGAAGCACAAGGCGTTCATTGCGGCGAATCCCACGGCCAATTAG